DNA sequence from the Oncorhynchus nerka isolate Pitt River unplaced genomic scaffold, Oner_Uvic_2.0 unplaced_scaffold_3353, whole genome shotgun sequence genome:
AGGGCTGAGTGGAACAGGGCTGAGAGTAACAGAGCTGAGTGGAACAGGGCTGAGTGGAACAGGGCTGAGAGTAACAGAGCTGAGTGGAACAGGGCTGAGTGGAACAGGGCTGAGAGTAACAGAGCTGAGTGGAACAGGCTGAGGGAAAATAGGCGAGTAACAGAGTTGAGGAATATAAGCTGAGGTGGAATAGAAGTTGGAGCACAGGAGTTGAGTGGAATAGGGCTGAGGGAATAGGCTGGCGGAAGAGAAGGAGTGGAACAGGCTAAAAGAGAAGAGAGTAACAGGGCTGAGTGGAACAGGGCTGAGAGTAGCAGAGCTGAGTGGAACAGGGCTGAGTGGAACAGGGCTGAGAGTAACAGAGCTGAGTGGAACAGGGGCTGAGTGGAACAGGGCTGGGAGTAACAGAGCTGAGTGGAACAGGGCTGGTGGAACAGGGCTGGTGGAACAGGGCTGAGTGGAACAGGGCTGAGAGTAACAGGGCTGAGAGTAACAGGGCTGAGTGGAACAGGGCTGAGTGGAACAGGGGCTGAGAGTAACAGGGGCTGAGTGGAACAGGGCTGAGTGGAACAGGGCTGAGTGGAACAGGGCTGAGAGTAACAGGGCTGAGTGGAACAGGGCTGAGAGTAACAGGGCTGAGTGGGGCCAACACATACCTGTTATAGCACCTGATCACTCAAGACTACAGGAGGGTGTGTTCTTAGGACAAGGACATGTCCAGACACAGACAAAACCCCCAGTATCAGCTCTAACTGGGGACATAGAATATGCTGCAGTGTAGAGAGAAGagcccagtccagtctagtctagtgtagtccagtctagtccagtctagtctagtctagctcagcccagcccagtccagtctagctcagcccagcccagcacagtccagtccagcccagtctagtccagtctagctCAGCCCAGTCCAGTCCAGACATTTGCCCAGCCCAGTCCAGTCTagctcagcccagcccagcccagtctagtctagtccagtccagacATTCCCCCAGTCCAGCTCAGACAAAGTCCAGTCTAGTCCAAtccagtctagtctagtccagACATTcccccagtccagtctagtccagtctagtccagtccagacATTCCCCCAGTCCAGCTCAGACAAAGTCCAGTCTAGTCCaatccagtctagtccagtccagtccagacaTTCCCCCAGTCCAGCCATGTCCAGTCCAgtgtagtccagtccagtccagacaTTCCCCCAGTCCAGCTCAGACAAAGTCCAGTCTAGTCCAATCCAGTCCAGTTTAGTCCAGTCCAGACATTTTCCCAGCCCAGTCCAGTCTGTACCACTAGTTGTTGTTAGAGGAgctgggtatgtgtgtgtgtttgtgtgtgtgtgtgtgtgtgtgtgtgtgtgtgtgtgtgtgtatgtgtgtgtgggtatgagtgtgtgtgtacctgcgtgCAGAATGGTGTCAGCAACTCACAGAGGGAACACAGAGACTAGACCAATGTAGATGGGCAGAGATGATACAATGCTGTGTCTGGGTCTCACAGGGAGAACAGAACTGGGTCTCACAGGAGAAACAGAACTGGGTCTCACAGGGAGAACAGAACTGGGTCTCACAGGAGAACTGGGTCTCACAGAACTGGGTCTCACAGGGAGAACAGAACTGGGTCTCACAGGGAGAACAGAACTGGGGTCACACAGGAAGACTGGGTCTCACAGGAAACAGAAACTGGGTCACACAGGAGAACAGAACGTCAGGAGAACAGAACTGGGTCAGAACAGAACTGGGTCTCACAGGGAGAACAGAACTGGGTCTCACAGGAGAACAGAACTGGGTCTCACAGGGAGAACAGAACTGGGTCTCACAGGGAGAACAGAACTGGGTCTCACAGGGAGAACAGAACTGGTGGAGACTGGGTCTCACAGGGAGAACAGAACTGGGTCTCACAGGAGAACAGAACTGGGTCTCACGGGGAGAACAGAACTGGATCTCCACAGGGAGAACAGAACTGGGTCTCACAGGGAGAACTGGGTCAGGGAGAACAGAACTGGGTCACACACAGGGGTCAGGAGAACAGAACTGGGTCACACAGGAGAACAGAACTGGGTCTCACAGGAGAACAGAACTGGGTCTCACAGGAGAACAGAACTGGGTCACACAGGAGAACAGAACTGGGTCTCACAGGAGACAGAACTGGGTCTCACAGGAGAACAGAACTGGGTCTCACAGGGAGAACAGAACTGGGAGAACTCTCACAGGGAGAACAGAACTGGGTCTCACAGGGAGAACAGAACTGGGTCTCAGGAGAACAGAACTCACAGGGAGAACAGAACTGGGTCTCACAGGGAGAACAGAACTGGGTCTCACAGGGAGCAGAACTGGGTCTCACAGGGAGAACAGAACTGGGTCTCACAGGGAGAACTGGGTCTCACAGGGGAGAACAGAACTGGGTCTCACAGGGAGAACTGGGTCTCACAGAATGAACTGGCCTCAGGGAGAACAGAACTGGGTCTCACAGGGAGAACAGAACTGGGTCTCACAGGGAGAACAGAACTGGGCCACAGGAGAACAGAACTGGGTCTCACAGGGAGAACAGAACTGGGTCTCACAGGGAGAACAGAACTGGGTCACACAGGAGAACAGAACTGGGTCTCACGGGAGAACAGAACTGGGTTTCACAGGGAGAACTGGGTCTCAGGAGAACAGAACTGGGTCACACAGGGAGAACAGAACTGGGTCTCACAGGGAGACAGAACTGGGTCTCACAGGGAGAACAGAACTGGGTCTCACAGGGAGAACAGAACTCACAGGGAGAACAGAACTGGGTCACACAGGAGAACAGAACTGGGTCACACAGGGAGAACAGAACTCTCACAGGAGAACAGAACTGGGTCTCAGAACAGAACTGGTCTCACAGGGAGAGCAGAACTGGGTCTCACAGGAGAGCAGAACTGAACTGGGCAGAACTGGAGTCTCACAGGGAGAACTGGGTCTCAGGGTGAACCGAACTGGGTCTCACAGGGAGAACAGAACTGGGTCTCACAGGGAGAACAGAACTGGGTCTCACAGGGAGAACAGAACTGGGCCACACAGGGAGAACAGAACTGGGTCTCACAGGAGAACAGAACTGGGTCTCACAGGGAACAGAACTGGGTCTCACAGGAGAACAGAACTGGGTCTCAAGAACTGGGTCTCACAGGGAGAACAGAACTGGGTCTCACAGGGAGAACTGGGTCTCACAGAATGAACTGGGTCTCACAGGGAGAACAGAACTGGGTCTCACAGGGAGAACAGAACTGGGTCTCACAGGGAGAACAGAACTGGGTCTCACAGGGAGAACAGAACTGGGTCTCACAGGGAGAACAGAACTGGGTCTCACAGGAGAACAGAACTGGGTCTCACAGGGAGAAGAACTGGGTCTCACAGGGAGAACAGAACTGGGTCTCACAGGAGAACAGAACTGGGTCTCACAGGGAGAACAGAACTGGGTCTCAGAGAACAGAactgtctgtttaatgatccagtCATTTGAATGATGTAAAGCATATATTTCTCTAAGTGGACGATCAATAACTTACAGTAGAGTTGGAATGGCAAACACATTGCATGTCTGTAtgttcatgagtgtgtgtgtgcagtatgtccgtgcatatatgagtgtgtgtgtgtgtacgtgtgtgtgtgcgtgtgtgtgtataacaggTCATAAATATCCAGGAATGTTCAAACTTGGTGTTTCCAACCCGGTCAGCCATCTGCTTGGCTACAGAGCAGTTTCCCAATGAACAACTGGCCCCCCTTATTCTCTACAGACAGTCTCCTGGACTGAGtccctaatgacaccctgtcctctatatagtgcactagtcatgaccagaaccctatggtatGAAGGGAGTAGAGTGAACAGAACCCTATGGTATGAAGGATGAACAGAACCCTATGGTATGAAGGGAGTAGAGTGAACAGAACCCTATGATATGAAGGGAGTAGAGTGAACAGAACCCTATGGTATGAAGGATGAACAGAACCCTATGGTATGAAGGATGAACAGAACCCTATGGTATGAAGGATGAACAGAACCCTATGGTATGAAGGGAGTAGAGTGAACAGAACCCTATGGTATGAAGGGAGTAGAGTGAACAGAACCCTATGGTATGAAGGATGAACAGAACCCTATGGTATGAAGGGAGTACAGTGAACAGAACCCTATGGTATGAAGGATGAACAGAACCCTATGGTATGAAGGGAGTAGAGTGAACAGAACCCTATGGTATGAAGGATGAACAGAACCCTATGGTATGAAGGATGAACAGAACCCTATGGTATGAAGgatgaccagaaccctatggtatGAAGGATGAACAGAACCCTATGGTATGAAGGAAGGATGAACAGAACCCTATGGTATGAAGGATGAACAGAACCCTATGGTATGAAGGATGAACAGAACCCTATGGTATGAAGgatgaccagaaccctatggtatGAAGGGAGTAGAGTGAACAGAACCCTATGGTATGAAGgatgaccagaaccctatggtatGAAGGGAGTAGAGTGAACAGAACCCTATGGTATGAAGGATGAACAGAACCCTATGGTATGAAGGATGAACAGAACCCTAGAACCCTATGGTATGAAGGGAGAACCCTATGGTATGAAGGAGTGAACAGAACCCTATGGTATGAAGGGAGTAGAGTGAACAGAACCCTATGGTATGAAGGGAGTAGAGTGAACAGAACCCTATGGTATGAAGGGAGTAGAGTGAACAAAACCCTATGTTTTTttttacttccgggttggagcgagcggtcgcatccgcactcggtccgcaggtagtattacatttcattatagtacaacggtttgatttgtctaatcttagcaatttcttcttagctagctacatagccgtctttgtatcatagataattgtgtaattatcgtatttcgtcgtcctaacgcagtctacactgctatctgccctgcagctagccagctagctaacgtccaccgtctaccgattagcagcacaactattacactcaactgaacgacttgattagtgtagtgttagctagctacatagttgtctttgctgtcttcgtatccaagataattgtgtagtttagagtgtgtagttttagagtgattatcttaatttaccgaggttagctagccagctatttgtcgtccttaacgtaggagacactgctagctagccaacagctagccaacgtctaccgaacagaacttccgcactcaacaacccggtcgcatttcgcttcgctccacaggtagtatcacattttttcatttcatttcattacagtacaacggcttgatttgtttgatcgtagctagctacatagctagctacatgcgtctttgtatcaaagataattgtgtagtctagagcgatttcctaggttagctagccagctattgtcgttctttaacgcaacgtaacgtaatcaacactgccagctagccagctggcccggatagcagcacagtagaaactattacactcaacggaacgacttgattagtgtagtgtcaacaacgcagccactgccagctagcctacatagtcaacaacgcagcctctgccagctagcctacttcagcagtactgtatcactttaatcattttagtcaataagattcttgctacgtaagcttaacttaactttctgaacactcgagacgtgtagtccacttgtcattccaatctcctttgcattagcgtagcctcttgtgtagcctgtcaactatgtgtctgtctatccctgttctctcctctctgcacagaccatacaaacgctccacaccgcgtggccgccaccctaatctggtggtcccagcgcacgacccacgtggagttccaggtctccggtagcctctggaactgccgatctgcggccaacaaggcagagttcatctcagcctatgcctccctccagtcctcgacttcttggcactgacggcaacatggatcaccacagacaacactgctactcctactgctctctcttcgtctgcccacgtgttctcgcacacccgagagctttctggtcagcggggtggtggcaccgggatcctcatctctcccaagtggtcattctctctttctcctgctgtcacagttaccagccctttcaagcttaacatccttatcatttatcgccctccaggttccctcggggAGTTCAtcaatgaatcaaatcaaatcaaatcaaattgtatttgtcacatacacatggttagcagatgttaatgcgagtgtagcgaaatgcttgtgcttctagttccgacaatgcagtgataaccaacaagtaatctaactaacaattccaaaactactgtcttatacacagtgtaaggggataaggaatatgtacataaggatatatgaatgagtgatggtacagagcagcatacagtagatggtatcgagtacagtatatacatatgagatgagtatgtagacaaagtaaacaaagtggcatagttaaagtggctagtgacataagaatgcagtcgatgatctagagtacagtatatacatatgcatatgagatgaataatgtagggtaagtaacattatataaggtagcattgtttaaagtggctagtgatatatttacatcatttcccatcaattcccattattaaagtggctggagttgggtcagtgtcaatgacagtgtgttggcagcagccactcaatgttagtggtggctgtttaacagtctgatggccttgagatagaagctgtttttcagtctctcggtcccagctttgatgcacctgtactgacctcgccttctggatgatagcggggtgaacaggcagtggttcggtggttgatgtccttgatgatctttatggccttcctgtaacatcgggtggtgtaggtgtcctggagggcaggtagtttgccccggtgatgcgttgtgcagacctcactaccctctggagagccttacggttgagggcggagcagttgccgtaccaggcggtgatacagcccgccaggatgctcgattgtgcatctgtagaagtttgtgagtgcttttggtgacaagccgaatttcttcagcctcctgaggttgaagaggcgctgctgcgccttcttcacgacgctgtcagtgtgagtggaccaattcagtttgtctgtgatgtgtatgccgaggaacttaaaacttgctaccctctccactactgatccatcgatgtggatagggggtgttcctctgctgtttcctgaagtccacaatcatctccttagttttgttgacgttgagtgtgaggttattttcctgacaccacactccgaggccctcacctcctccctgtaggccgtctcgtcgttgttggtaatcaagcctaccactgttgtgtcgtccgcaaacttgatgattgagttggaggcgtgcatggccacgcagtcgtgggtgaacagggagtacaggagagggctcagaacgcacccttgtggggccccgtgttgaggatcagcgggaggagatgttgttgcctaccctcaccacctgggggcggcccgtcaggaagtccagaacccagttgcacagggcggggtcgagacccagggtctcgagcttgatgacgagcttggagggtactatggtgttgaatgccgagctgtagtcgatgaacagcattctcacataggtattcctcttgtccaggtgggttagggcagtgtgcagtgtggttgagattgcatcgtctgtggacctatttgggcggtaagcaaattggagtgggtctagggtgtcaggtagggtggaggtgatatggtccttgactagtctctcaaagcacttcatgatgacggaagtgagtgctagtgcaatgagcttgatgccttgataagctcctttcctgaggacggctcacctctcacagttctgggcgactttaaccgactttaacctccccacgtctacctttgactcattcctctctgcctccttctttccactc
Encoded proteins:
- the LOC135566783 gene encoding keratin-associated protein 10-7-like — encoded protein: LFSCETQFCSPCETQFCSPCETQFCSPCETQFCSPCETQFCSPFLFSCETQFCSPCVAQFCSPCETQFCSPCETQFCSPCETQFVLFSCVTQFCSPCEFCSPCETQFCSPCETQFCLPFCSPCETQFCSPCETQFCSPVAQFCSPCETQFCSPFLPVRPSSVLPVRPSSAPCETQFCSPCETQFCSPCEFCSPETQFCSPCETQFCSPFLFSCETQFCSPIQFCSPRETQFCSPVRPSSVLPVRPSLHQFCSPCETQFCSPCETQFCSPCETQFCSPFCSPCETQFCSPCETQFCETQFSCETQFCSPCETQFCFSCETQFCSP